gacaacgatccaacaggctgtaacgtaacacaatcaATCAAACATTAGCACGTGATGTTAACATCAATTTGCAACTGACTATCAAAGTCGGGCTATTTAAGATAGATGGCTGCATAGTGACCAATGGAAGGAAATTTGGGCAGATCTGTTGCTATTCTGCATCTCGCCAGAGGTGTCAAATCCATACGTTAACATGTGAAGGTCTGTGTCCTCCAGTCAATGCTGTGCCCTGCAACGACTCTGTGGCCTGTGCTGATGGGAGTACGTGCTGTAAATCACTAGATGGAGAATGGGTCTGCTGCCCCCTGCCCaaggtactgtgtgtgtatatgtgtgtgagagagtcagTCCGTTATAATTCCTATCACACTTGACAGTAGAGCTCAGCCCTTGAGACTCACGTGATTATGAAATCTTGCGTTATTCCCTTTATTCATGTTGCAAGTGTTGCCATTCTTTTACGGTCGGTGATGTTAAATTTGTCTTGTAACGTTAAAGATATGCAAACAGAAACACTATATAAACTGTGGACTCTTCTGAACCAGCGAACCCCACACTGATTCCTTTGAGCTCCCCCATAGGCTGTGTGTTGTGATGACCATCTCCACTGCTGCCCCCACGGGACCATCTGTAACCTGGCAGAGAGTACGTGTGATGACCCCTCCTCGGGCTCTGCCCTGGTTCCCATGCTGGACAAGGTGCCCGCCTTCAGCTACGTGTCGGAGGAGAAGCCGCTGCCCAACACCAAATGTGACGAGTCAACATCGTGTCCAGGCCAATCCACGTGCTGCGAGACCACCACGGGAAACTGGGCCTGCTGCCCCCTGCCCAATGTACGGCCATTTCCACATATACCCCCATTGACTTGTTCCTTGCTAAGTTAAGGGTCTAACCTTTAGGCAACTTTACCTTAGGTTGAATCTGATTTGAATGATGTCAATGTTAAATTCTACTCTGTAAGTAACTAGACATGAAATTGAATTTTCTCGACTCTAATTGAAAACCACAACTGTCCCGGTACATGAGTAGTCTTTTATTCCAGTCATCTCAGTAAGTAATTTAATTAAATTAGAGGCAAATAAGCATCGCATTTTAGCCTAACTTATCTCAGTGATAACAAGCCTGTGCGTTCTGTGTCCTTCAGGCGAAGTGTTGCAACGACCACCTCCACTGCTGCCCCCACGGCACAGTGTGTAACCTGGAGGCCAGTACCTGTGATGATCCCTCAGGCTTCACCATGCCGTGGGTCGCCAAGGTGCCAGCCCTCGCCACCCAGACACAACTGGCCACTGAGAAGTGTGACGAACAGACCATGTGCCCCAGGGGCACCACCTGCTGCAGGCAGAACCCGGGACAGTCGGCATGCTGTCCTCTACCTCATGTGAGTTTAACTTTCCCATTCAATGACTCCCTTCATAGAGACTGAGATGAATTGAAGACTTGTGTATAATTCTGGAGAAACGTTGTTTTTCGACTTCGGGCCCAGGGTGTGTGTTACAGAAGTGTCCTAAGCTGCCATATCTTATGTTTTCTCACTTTAAGATACTAGATACTGTAGATTAGGGCCAATATTCATAGTGTCTCAACATGCCTACTTTTTATGAATACCGGCGCAGATTTGTTGTGGTTACAAAACAAGGTGCTCTTAAGTAGAAAGTTCCGCATTGCAATAATGTTACTGTTGCCCCTTAGGCGGTGTGCTGCGACGACCACGAGCACTGCTGCCCTAAAGGCTACACATGTAATGTGGCCGAACAGACCTGTGACAAGCCCGGGCTCCTCAGCCTGCCCTGGGTCCCCAAGCTGCCAGGCCTGCCACTGCACAGAGGGCTTCCCCAGGCCAGTGCCCCCTCCGTCCACCCATTCAAGAACATGTGTGACCCCCACACCAGATGCCCCAAAGATACCACCTGCTGCTTCATGAAAAAGGCTGGCAAGTGGGGGTGCTGCCCCTTACCCAAGGTAAGGAGTTTACTATGGATCCTTTACCTGTGGCAACCTTTtcaaaatattattatttatgaTGAACAAGGCAATTGGAAGTTGTCGCTATTTTACATAACAGAAAATTACCACATAGTTGAAGTTATGAAAATAGTATTTGGGGTTACTCACTCATCTTTACTCCTTGTGgagcatacggcccagtacatcactggggccaagcttcctgccatccaggacctatatattagaggaaaggaggaaagctaaaaaaaattgtcagactccagtcacccaagtcatgacctgttttctctgctaccgcacggcaagcggtaccggagcgccaagtctaggaccaaaatgctccttaacagcttttactaccaaaccataagactgctgaacaattaatcaaatgatcactggactatttacattgaccccgcccccatttgtttttacactgctgctactcactttattatctatgcatagtcacttcacccctacctacatgtacaaatgacctcaactaacttGTACCCATTGACTTGGTACCGCTACCCCCTATAAATAGCCTCGTtgttattttgttactttttatcatttttaacttttgtttatttggtaaataaataaataaaactattttttgaactgcactgttggttacgggcttgtaagtaagcatttcatgctaaggtctacacttgtattcggcacgtgacaaagtttgatttgaaatgaTGTGGTAAAATGGTGATTATACGGTAGTAATCTCTGTATAACCTCAGTGTAAGGTTCTTCTCCTCCCCAGGCGGTGTGCTGTGCCGACGGAGACCACTGCTGCCCCAGCGGCTACAGCTGTGACGACCAAAAGACCTGCTGCACTAAGGGCCGCCTGACCATCCCCTGGTACCGCAAGGAGAAGGCCCTGACTGTGGGAGCCATGTTGAAAGACGTCAAGTGTGACAACAAGAGCAGCTGTGCCTCTGGGACCACCTGCTGCAAGCTGCCCACAGAAGAATGGGGCTGCTGTCCTCTGGTCAAGGTGCGTCTCCATTGACTTTCTGTGATAATGGGTTGGATTTATATAGTACACACACTTTGTATAATTGGGacactttccttctctctctttctttttctctctctctttatttccctcTATCCACAGGCTGTTTGCTGTACAGACCACGAGCACTGCTGCCCACAGGGCTACAGCTGCAACATGCAGACTGGGACCTGTGAGAAACCGGTAGAGGGTGTACTCCCCCATACGATTCCCCAGACAAAGGTGGCAGAGTCCCAGCAGAGAGCAGTGGAGACGGGGATAGATGTGAAGTGTGACGGTGCTGGAGAGTACAGCTGTCCCAAACTGCAGACATGCTGCAAGACCTCCCCCACAGAATGGTCCTGCTGCCCCGAACCAAAGGTAGCGAGCGACATGGCGTATTTGAATATTAACTTGACATATGTAACTTTGGATTTTGACCGTAAAGTGCCATTCAACTTTTTATACAACGTTCTGCCCATTTAGGCGGTAACATGCCCGTCAATTCAAGTGAATAGGCCTCCAATATGTGGGCGGTAaatgcataaaaaaaaacaacatgctTACATGCCCCCATCACTTCCATTGATTGTTAGTTTGTTGTGGATAAAGTATGCTGACgtttgtggtggttgtttaaaGAGACCCTaccatggattacagtttctcccgagccatagactactttcagggtgGGGAACCATCTTACATCAAGTTGAAAAATCTTGAACTACTCCTTTAAACTCGCTTTCTCTTCACAGGCAGTATGCTGCGCAGACGCCAAGCACTGCTGCCCCATGGGATACACATGCAACCTAGGGCAGGGAGGCTGCTCCCAGCAGGCTGAGTTGACCTGGGATATTTTCTTCACTCACAACAAAAAGAGAGACTATGTTCCTTTTGGACTCTGAGCCAATCAGGAGCAGCACTGATCTGATGTTCCTCCCTCCAGCATACTTACCTACCTGCAGAACATGCCATAGGAGGAACACGACCTTATGGACAAGGGACTGAAGATTTTGTATTTTTCTATCCatcttcttttctttttttttttacctgattTTTATTTGGTTTTCAATTGGGGTAGAACCAGGaaatagaaatgtttgaaaattcaGCATCTCCACCCAATGTCCATCCAgaagtgtttttatttttgttatgcAGCTAGCTTCTCCGTTTATCCTTAATGTCTTTTAGATTTACGTTTAGTTACTACTGCCCCAGATCATGCCATTTTCTCTATGCATATGAGAAA
This window of the Oncorhynchus clarkii lewisi isolate Uvic-CL-2024 chromosome 16, UVic_Ocla_1.0, whole genome shotgun sequence genome carries:
- the LOC139368040 gene encoding LOW QUALITY PROTEIN: progranulin-like (The sequence of the model RefSeq protein was modified relative to this genomic sequence to represent the inferred CDS: deleted 2 bases in 1 codon) — protein: MTIFPHKLFSDSLAMTVQIGVACLALLGLTSALICPDGGMCAEGNTCCKTPSGGYGCCPLPNAECCSDHLHCCYEGTVCDLVHSKCLNKTVSLPWVRRVPAKRLIGPLMLEGVKAVICPDGEAECPDDTTCCELPGGTWGCCPLAKAVCCEDKMHCCPESTKCDLAHSKCVSPTLDTFPMREKVPARKSQSVAVVGRAVTCPGGKSLCPDGTTCCLLASGDFGCCPYPEAVCCFDKLHCCPGNTTCDLEHEMCTSPNTQTPLAKKIPAIPNDVNAVPCNDSVACADGSTCCKSLDGEWVCCPLPKAVCCDDHLHCCPHGTICNLAESTCDDPSSGSALVPMLDKVPAFSYVSEEKPLPNTKCDESTSCPGQSTCCETTTGNWACCPLPNAKCCNDHLHCCPHGTVCNLEASTCDDPSGFTMPWVAKVPALATQTQLATEKCDEQTMCPRGTTCCRQNPGQSACCPLPHAVCCDDHEHCCPKGYTCNVAEQTCDKPGLLSLPWVPKLPGLPLHRGLPQASAPSVHPFKNMCDPHTRCPKDTTCCFMKKAGKWGCCPLPKAVCCADGDHCCPSGYSCDDQKTCCTKGRLTIPWYRKEKALTVGAMLKDVKCDNKSSCASGTTCCKLPTEEWGCCPLVKAVCCTDHEHCCPQGYSCNMQTGTCEKPVEGVLPHTIPQTKVAESQQRAVETGIDVKCDGAGEYSCPKLQTCCKTSPTEWSCCPEPKAVCCADAKHCCPMGYTCNLGQGGCSQQAELTWDIFFTHNKKRDYVPFGL